The Ornithinimicrobium sufpigmenti genome includes the window GATCACCGCCAGACCACCGTCGGGTGCGACGAAGAAGTTGCCCGGGTGCGGGTCAGCATGGAAGAAGCCGTCCTCGAAGACCATCTGGCACAGCACTCCGGTCGCACGCGCCGCGAGCTCTCGACGGTCGATGCCGGCGGTGTCGAGGGCCGCAACGTCGTCGATCTTCATGCCGTGGACGCGTTCTAGAGTCAGAACCCGGGAGGTCGTCGTCTCCCAGAACACCGTGGGGATCTGTACGAGGGGGTCGTCGGCGAAGCTGGCCGCGAACCGCTCGGCGTTGTGGGCCTCAGCGAGGTAGTCCAGCTCGGCAAGCAGCGTCGTGGAGAAGTCCTGCACGATGCCGACCACGTCGTGGCCGCGGGCGACCTCTGAGTGGCGGGTCGCAGTGACGGCGAGGTTCTGCAAGACCTCCAGGTCGGCCCGCACCGTCTCCACCGCCCCCGGCCGGCGGACCTTGACCACGACCTCTGTGCCCACGAGGCTCGCGGAGTGCGCCTGACCGATCGACGCGCTAGCCAGCGGCTCGTGGTCGAAGCGGTCGAACACCCCCACGTTGCCGAGTTCCTCGGTGAGCGTCTCCACGATCATCTTGGTGGGCACGGCGGCCGTGTCGTCCTGCAACTTGGCCAGCTCCGCGGTGTACTCGGCAGGCAGGAGGTCGGAGCGGGTCGACAGGAGCTGACCGAGCTTGACGAACGTTGGACCCAGTTCCTCCAGGGCCAGGCGCAGGTGTTCCGGCTGGGTGTACGTGCGACCCTGTTGGTGCCCGGGTAGGCCCCGTCGGAAAAATAGGCGCCCCTGCAGACCTACGGCCCCGACGGTGAACCCAAACCCGTGGACCGAGAGGGTCTCCACGATCTCGCGATACCGTTTGCGGCGGGAACTCACGCCTCACCTCCACGAATATCGGCCCTCGTCTTCCTGTCCAAGGGGCCAGACGCACGCTACGCGAGGGCGTAGGTGAGGGCAAGGTGTTGCGGGTGCCTCGGCGCGCCGAGTCAGTACTGCCGGGTCAGTACAGCCGGGACCGTGCGGCCCGATCGACAGCGGGGTGCTCTCGGGCGGGCAAGTCTTCGTCAGATCACCACAGAAGAGCACTCTGATCGTCGTGTCCGAAGGGCACGCTAAGTCCTGTCAGGACGACGCACTGCGGTATCGAGCGCGCAGTCGAGCGCGGAGCGCCCCAAGGGTTGGGGAGAGAAGGAATGATGATGAACCACAGCGGTACCGGTCACCTCAAGGGAATGGCCCTGCTCGTCGCAGGAGCCTTCGTCGTTCTGCTGCTGCTTGGCCGGCCACCGGGGGAGGCCCTGCTTTACGCCGCGATCCTGGCCTGCCCGCTGATGATGATTCTGATGATGGTCGGGGGCCACGGCGGGCACGGCGGGCACGTGGGGGACGATCGTCGACGACGCGATGAGGACGCCTACCCGGTGGACCAGACGGCCCCTGCGGGCACGCGACCAGACGCCGAATGGGGACGGAGCACGCAGTGACCTCCACCGGTGGCGAGCGCACGCGCTGCAACACGCAGGCCTCACTCGCCACCCACCGTGCAACAGTTGACCCCCGTAGCCCGTGTCGTGTGACCTGGCCCGCGTAGACGACGTAGGGCACTCGTTGACGGCTTCCGGAGATAAACCCCAGGGGGGTATGATGGCCGCGGAGCGAAGGAGGAGCCACGATGGTTCTTGAGGAGAGGACCGCGAGACCGGCAGGTCCCGGGTACGTGAACAACAAGGACGCCCAGGGCAACCGGCTTCGTCGGATCGAGGGTCAGGTCCGTGGCCTGCAGCGCATGGTTGACGCCGATGCGTACTGCATCGACATCCTTACCCAGGTTTCCGCCGCCACCAAAGCCCTCGAAGCGGTAGCCCTCGGCTTGCTCGAGGACCATCTGCGTCACTGCCTCGCGCAGGCGAACGATGACCCTGCACAGCTGGACCAGAAGGTGACCGAGGCCTCCGCGGCCGTCGCCCGACTGATCCGCTCCTGAAACCCCGCCCTGACAACGACCGAGAGAAGAGCCACATGGACATCGCGAACACCGCGAGCACCCAGCTGCCGATGGCCCAGGCCGACGGCTGCGCCTGCTGCGCAGCGCCCGACAGCAGCACCACTTCCACCACAGTCCAGGAGGACACGATGAACAGCCAGACCCTCGCCGTCGCCGGTATGACCTGTGGTCACTGCGCCAGCGCCGTGAGCACCGAACTACAGAGCCTGCCCGGTGTGACCGACGTGACCGTTGACCTGGTCGCTGGCGGCACGTCCACCGTCAGGGTCGCCAGCCAGACGCCGCTGGCTCAGGCAGACATCGCCGCAGCTCTGGACGAGGCCGGCGACTACCAGCTCGTCAACAGCTGAGCACCGGTGCGCCAGCCCGCGGCGGACGAGCAGGCCGA containing:
- a CDS encoding DUF2933 domain-containing protein; the protein is MNHSGTGHLKGMALLVAGAFVVLLLLGRPPGEALLYAAILACPLMMILMMVGGHGGHGGHVGDDRRRRDEDAYPVDQTAPAGTRPDAEWGRSTQ
- a CDS encoding metal-sensitive transcriptional regulator — protein: MVLEERTARPAGPGYVNNKDAQGNRLRRIEGQVRGLQRMVDADAYCIDILTQVSAATKALEAVALGLLEDHLRHCLAQANDDPAQLDQKVTEASAAVARLIRS
- a CDS encoding heavy-metal-associated domain-containing protein yields the protein MDIANTASTQLPMAQADGCACCAAPDSSTTSTTVQEDTMNSQTLAVAGMTCGHCASAVSTELQSLPGVTDVTVDLVAGGTSTVRVASQTPLAQADIAAALDEAGDYQLVNS
- a CDS encoding ABC1 kinase family protein — translated: MSSRRKRYREIVETLSVHGFGFTVGAVGLQGRLFFRRGLPGHQQGRTYTQPEHLRLALEELGPTFVKLGQLLSTRSDLLPAEYTAELAKLQDDTAAVPTKMIVETLTEELGNVGVFDRFDHEPLASASIGQAHSASLVGTEVVVKVRRPGAVETVRADLEVLQNLAVTATRHSEVARGHDVVGIVQDFSTTLLAELDYLAEAHNAERFAASFADDPLVQIPTVFWETTTSRVLTLERVHGMKIDDVAALDTAGIDRRELAARATGVLCQMVFEDGFFHADPHPGNFFVAPDGGLAVIDFGMVGELDDDLRERLVALLVPLLRGDLDRTTQAMLDLVGDPPGVDRTALRDGLRPLVERFSGVPLADLALTGLITDVLALVRHHQLRLPTDLALLFKMLLMAEGLGRRLDPEFQLSTVVAPYAECLALRRHSADALVERIIQVTRDLLDAGAQTPRSLRGLAEVLERGGFDVHLRTADLHQVIREADRIGNRVIAGVIAAALIDGVGHIVAASTGRGKPLQGPLVVAGAGALGVLGAYLARNSKRTLGTERYRAPAPRWTQRRGPSQS